TGCGCGGAGGGTGCCGGCCAGTACCCGCTGACTGGCCAGATCGACGCCGGCCAGCGGCTCGTCCATGATCAGCAGCTCCGGCTCGCCGGTCAGCGCGCGGGCGATCAGCACCCGCTGGTGCTGCCCGCCGGACAGGGCGCCCACCGACTCCCCGGCGCGGTCCGCGAGCCCCACCAGCTCCAGGGCGCGGTCCACGGCGGCCCGGTCGGCGCGGCCGAGCGGGCGCAGCCGGCGCCGGGCGAGGCGGCCGGCGGAGACCACCTCGCGGACGGTGGCGGGCACGCCGCCGGCCGCGGTCGAGCGCTGCGGGACATAGCCGACGCGGGCCCAGTCCCGGAACCGGCGCACGGGGGTGCCGAACAAGGCCAGCTCACCGTCGGTGATCGGGACCTGACCGACCGCGGCGCGCACCGCCGTCGACTTCCCCGATCCGTTGGCGCCCAGCAGGGCCAGCGCCTCTCCCGGGCGCACGGCCAGGTCGACGCCGCGCAGCACCGGGCGTCCGCCGAGCTCGGCGGTCACTCCGGTCAGGGATATGACGGGCTCCATGTCGGTGCTTCCTTTCCGGCCCCTGCGAGGGGGTCTGACCACCTGGCTCCTGGCCGCGCGGCGGTTGGGTCGGCGCCGGGGTCGGCGCCGGGTCGGCCCAGCGGTCAGGCCGTGCCCAGGGCCGCGCGGAGGGCCTGGAGGTTCGCGCGCATCACCTCGAAGTAGTCAGCGCCGGCGGAATCCTCGGTGATTCCCTCGACGGGGTCGAGAACCGCCGTTTCCAGGCCGAGGTCACCGGCGAGGGTACGCGCGGTCTCGTCGCTGACCAGGGTCTCGAAGAACACGGTGGTCACGTTGTCATCCTCCGCGATCTCCTGGAGCTCGCGCATCCTGGCGGCGCTCGGCTCGGACTCCGGGTCGAGGCCGGTGATGGCCTCCTCGTGCAGGCCGTAGCGGGCCGCGAGGTAGCCGAAGGCGGCATGGGTGGTGATGAACGTGTCGTTCTCGGCCGTCGCCAGGCCCTCGGTGAATTCCTGGTCCAGGGTGGTCAACTCGTCGGTGAGCCGCGTGGTGTTCCGCTCGTAGTCGGCGGCGTGATCCGGATCGGCCTCGGCGAGGGCGGCGCCGACGCCCTCGGCGACCTCCGCGTACTTCAGCGGGTCCAGCCAGACGTGCGGGTCGAGGCCCTCCTCGCCGTGGTCGTGCTCCTCGTGCTCCTCCTCCCCGCCCTCCTCGCCATGGACCTCCTCGCCGTGGGACTCCAGCTCGGTGAACGAGGTGGCCTCCACGACGTGTTCCACGCCGGACTGCTCGACGGCCTCGTCCACGGCGGGCTGGAACCCGGCCAGATAGACGACGAGATCGGCCTCGGTGAGGTCGGCGGTGCGGCGCGGGCTGATGTCCAGGTCGTGCGGCTCGACACCGGGCTCGGTGAGGGTGTCCACCGTGACGTGCTCCCCGCCGATCCGCTCGACGAGGAACTGCATCGGGTAGAAGGAGGTGACCACGTCGAGCCCGTCCCCGCCTCCGTCGTCGGAGCCACAGCCGGTCAGGGCGAGCGTCCCCAGGGCGGTGGCACCGGCGGCGAGGGCGGCGGCGGATATTCGGGCGCGGGAACGGGTGCTACGTCTTACGGTCATGACAGCCATTTTCAAGTCAACTGGAAATCATTGTCAAATGTGTCAACAGGGCGTGACGGAAGATGTGACCGAAGTGACGCTCGGGGGCCGACGGGGCGGGCGGTGCGGGACCGGCGGATTCCCGCTCACCGATTTGCTGCGGCCCCCTCGGACGCCGGTAACCTGAGGCAATTCCATCTCGTCCTTCGTCCCGAAGAGAGCACCGTGGCCGCCGACAAGATCGACACTATCGTCAGCCTCAGCAAGCGCCGTGGCTTCGTCTACCCCAGCAGTGAGATCTACGGCGGGCAGCGTGCCGCCTGGGACTACGGACCGCTGGGCGTGGAGCTGAAGGAGAACGTCAAGCGCCAGTGGTGGCGGGCCATGGTCACGTCGCGCGACGACGTCGTCGGGATCGACTCGTCGGTGATCCTGGCCACCGAGGTCTGGGAGGCCTCGGGGCACGTCGCCACGTTCACCGACCCGCTCACCGAGTGCACCTCGTGCCACAAGCGGTTCCGCGCGGACCACCTGGAGGAGGCGTACGAGGCGAAGCACGGGCACCTCCCGGCCAATGGGCTGGCGGACGTCAACTGTCCCAACTGCGGCAACAAGGGCGGCTTCACGGAGCCCAAGCAGTTCTCCGGGCTGCTCGCGACCCACCTCGGCCCGACGCAGGACAGCGGCTCGGTCGCCTACCTGCGGCCCGAGACCGCGCAGGGCATCTTCACCAACTTCGCGCAGGTGCAGCAGACATCGCGCCGCAAGCCGCCGTTCGGCATCGCGCAGATGGGCAAGTCCTTCCGGAACGAGATCACTCCGGGCAACTTCATCTTCCGCACCCGCGAGTTCGAGCAGATGGAGATGGAGTTCTTCGTCAAGCCGGGCGAGGACGAGCAGTGGCACGGGTACTGGATGGAGCAGCGCTGGAGCTGGTACCGCGACCTCGGCATGACCGAGGAGAACATCCGGTGGTTCGAGCACCCGAAGGAGAAGCTGTCCCACTACTCCAAGCGCACGGTCGACATCGAGTACCGCTTCAACTTCGCGGGCTCGGAGTGGGGCGAGCTGGAGGGCATCGCCAACCGCACCGACTACGACCTCAACGCGCACTCCAAGGGGTCGGGCCAGGACCTGAGCTACTTCGACCAGGAGGCGGGCGAGCGCTGGACGCCGTTCGTCATCGAGCCGGCCGCCGGCGTGGGCCGCACCATGCTGGCGTTCATGCTCGACGCCTACCGTGAGGACGAGGCGCCGAACGCCAAGGGCAAGATGGAGAAGCGCGTGGTGCTCGGCCTCGACCCGCGGCTGGCCCCGGTCAAGGTCGGCGTGCTCCCGCTCTCGCGCAACCCGCAGCTCTCGCCCAAGGCCCGCGACCTGGCGACGGCGCTGCGCAAGAACTGGAACATCGAGTTCGACGACGCGGGCGCCATCGGCCGCCGCTACCGCCGCCAGGACGAGATCGGCACGCCGTTCTGCGTGACGATCGACTTCGACACCCTGGACGACAACGCGGTCACCGTGCGCGAGCGCGACTCGATGAAGCAGGAGCGCGTCTCCCTCGACCAGATCGAGTCCTACCTCGGCGCCCGCCTGATCGGCTGCTGACCCCCGGCCACGCCCGGTCCGGTCCCCTCGGGGGCCGGACCGTCAGGCGTGCCGGCCGACGAGGAGTCCCGCGAGCGGCTGGCGGTGCCGCACGCGCTGATCCGCGGGCCGGAGACGGCCGGAGCGGCGACCGCGCCACGGGCGGTGTGGCCCGGGGGAGAATGGGAATCCGTGCCGCACCCGTCCCTGTCCGAGCCCGTGAAGGACCGCCCATGATCCAGCCGTTGCAGATCGGCCCCCACACGGTCGACCCGCCGGTGGTTCTCGCGCCCATGGCCGGGATCACCAACGCGCCGTTCCGCACGCTGTGCCGGGAGTTCAGCGGCGGGCGCGGGCTGTTCGTCAGCGAGATGATCACCACCAGGGCGCTGGTCGAGCGGAACGACAAGACCATGCGGCTGATCCACTTCGACGCCGCCGAGAAGCCCCGGTCCGTCCAGCTCTACGGCGTCGACCCGGAGACGGTCGGCCGCGCCGCCCGCATGATCGCGGAGGAGGACCTGGCCGACCACATCGATCTGAACTTCGGCTGTCCCGTCCCCAAGGTGACCCGCCGCGGCGGTGGCTCCGCCCTGCCGTACAAGCGCCCGCTGCTCCGGGCCATCCTGCGCGCCGCGGTGGGGAACGCGGGCGGGCTGCCGGTGACGATGAAGATGCGCAAGGGCATCGACGACGATCACCTGACGTATCTCGACGCGGGCCGGATCGCGGTCGAGGAGGGTGTGACGGCCATCGCCCTGCACGGCCGCACCGCCGCGCAGCACTACGGCGGCCAGGCCGACTGGTCGGCCATCGCCCGGCTGAAGGAGGCCGTCCCCGAGATCCCGGTGCTGGGGAACGGGGACATCTGGTCGGCGGACGACGCGGTGCGCATGGTGCGTGAGACCGGCTGCGACGGCGTGGTGGTCGGGCGCGGCTGCCTGGGGCGGCCGTGGCTGTTCGGCGATCTCGTCGCCGCGTTCGACGGCGGTGACGGCGGCGGGCCGGAGGCGTACGCGCGGCCGTCGCTGCGCGAGGTCGCGGACGTGATGCTGCGGCACGCCGCCCTGCTGGGGGAGTGGCTGGCGGACGAGTCGCGCGGCGTCATCGACTTCCGCAAGCACGTCGCCTGGTACACCAAGGGCTTCTCGGTCGGCTCCGAGGCGCGGCGACGGCTGGCGGTGGCCGCCTCCCTGGACGAGCTGGCGGCGCTGCTGGCGGAGCTGGACCTCGACCAGCCGTGGCCGGCGAGCGCCGACGGCCCGCGCGGCCGGACCTCCGGCCGGAGCCGGGTGGTCCTGCCGGACGGCTGGCTGGCCGACCCGTACGACGAGGCGGCCGTGAGCGCCGAGGCCGAACAGGACACCTCGGGCGGCTGAGCCGCCCGACGCCTGCGGCCGGGCACCGCGCGTGGTGGTGCGCGGCGGCTCCCGCGTGCCCGGCCTCGGGCCGGGCGGGGCGTCGTGGTGCGGGTCGGCCACCCGAGGGGATGGGTGGTGCTCGTGGCCCGGAGGCGGGCAGGGCGCCTTGGGCGGGGGGCGTCCGACACCTTGGCCGCCCCGTCAGGGAGACGGTGGCGGTCGGGCTGGTTGCCCGCCGCCGGGCGGGCACCGCGCGTGGTGGTGCGCGGCGGCTCCCGCGTGCCCGGCCTCGGGCCGGGCGGGGTGTCGGGCGACGCCATGCGTGCCGGTGTCAGCGGTCCGAGGGGTCCTGACCGTCGCCGGTCACGGCCGTCAGCAGGGCGAACGGTGAGGCCGCCGACCATGCCTGGGGTGAGCAGGCGTGCGGGTAGGGCACCGGGTCGGGGTGATCGGCGCGCGCGTAGCCCGCGATGACCTCCGGCATCCGGTATTCGTGCCGGGCGGCCATGTCGAGGATGCCGCGCGCGAGCGCCCGGGCGTGGTCGTGCAGGCCGTAACGGGCCAGGCCCAGCGCCGCGATCGCGCTGTCGTGCGGCCAGACGCTGCCCCGGTGATACGACAGCGGGTGGTACGCCTCCTGGCCCGCCGCCAGTGTCCTGATGCCCCAGCCGGTGAAGAACTCGGCGGACAGCAGCCGCTCGGCCACCGCTTCGCCGTGCTCCTGGCTGAGGATGCCCGTCCACAGCAGGTGGCCCGCGTCCGAACCGAGGGCGTCGGCCCGGCGGCCGTCGCCGTCCAGCGCCAGCGCCGGGAAGTCGTGCTCGCGCAGCCAGAAGTCCGCCAGGAAGCGGAGCCGCAGCCGGTGCGCGGCGTCCTCCAGCCGGTCCGCGTACCCGGCGTCGTCCCACGCCGTGCGGGCCAGCCGGGCGGTGCGGCGCAGCGCGTCGTAGGCATACCCCTGGGCGGCGGCGGCCCTGATCACGCCCTTGGCCGGGGTGCCGTCGGCGAAGCAGATCGCGCCCGCCGAGTCCTTCCAGCTCTGGTTGGCCAGGCCGCCCGCGTCCGCCCGGTACAGCAGATAGCCATGCTCCCGCAGCCCGCCGTACTCGAACATCCAGTCGATCGCCGCCCGCGCGTTGCGCTCCAGGCGGTGGGCGAGCTTGTCGTCGGCGGTCGCCTCCGCGTGCGCGCCGAGCAGCATCAGGAAGAGGGGAGTGCTGTCGACCGATCCGAAATACCGGCCGTAGGGCACCTGCCGGAAGTGCGCCAGCTCGCCGTGGCGCAGCTCGTGCACGATCTTGCCGGGTTGCGCGATCCGGTCGGTGTCCTCGGCCGTCGCCTGGGTCGCGGCCAGGGCCAGCAGGGTGGCGGCGGCGTGCTCGGGACGGCTCGGCAGCGCGAAGAGCGAGGTGATCAGCGCGTGCCGGCCCAGCAGCGTCAGGAACCATGGCACGCCCGCCGCCGGGACCCGCAGCGCCTCGCCGTCGGGCCCGGTGGCCGCGACCCGCAGCCCGGACAGGTCGGCGGACCCCTGGGCGCAGGCCCGCGCCAGCTCCGGCCAGCCGTCGGGGATCTCCGTCTCACTGGCGGCGGTGGACGGGAAGACGGCGGCGGCCTCGGCGGGGTGCGGCTCGGGCGCGCCGTTGGGGTGGGCCTCGACGCGCAGCGTCAGCTCGGCGGAGCCGTGCGGCGGCAGGTCGAGCAGCCAGCACAGGCGCCGGGCGCCGCTGCCGGTCTCCTCCACCGCGTCGGGCGCGGGCCGGGCGGTGACCACCGTCCGGGAGGACCACTCGCGGCGCCGGTACCCGAACTCGACGCCGTCCGGCAGGGAGGCGCGGGTGCGTACCGCGTACGACTTGTCGTACCAGCGGTGGTCCCAGCGCAGCTCGAACTGGTCGGCGAAGTCGGCGTTCACGGTGAGCGCGACCAGGGCGCTGGAGGCGTCCCCCCGGTTGCTGCTGAGGCGGATCCGCTCGGTCAGGGTGCCGTCGCTCACCGTCTGCTCGCGGAACACGGTGAGCGCGGGAGCCTCGGCGCGCGAGCCGCGCGGGGTCAGCACGGCGGTCGCCGAGGAGCCGGCCGAGGCGGCGGGCACCAGCACGGTCGGGGTGGAGCCGTCCACGGTGAGCTGCCAGCGGCTGAGGTGCCGGGCGTCGCGTGCGAACAGCCCGAGGGGATGGGAGCCGCGCTCGTCGGTGATGTCCCCGGACGGCCCGACCGCGACGAAGGTGCCGTCCCGGACGAGCAGACAGTGGTTCGTCGTGATCACCGGGCCGCCTCCGCGATCAGGTCGATGGTGAGAGCGGCCGTCCAGCTGAAGTCGCGGCTGCCGCGTGCCTCGCCGGTGAACGGGTCCACGTACTCGGCGAAGCTGGAGTCCCGGGCGGCCTGGAGCATGGTGGCGCGCAGGGCGTCGGCCGGCTGGAGCGCGCCGTGCCGCCGCAGGCCGCGCTCCAGCAGCCAGTTGACGTTGAACCAGGCGGGTCCCCGCCAGTACCGCGCGGGGTCGAACGCGCAGCCGGTCAGGTCGTAGCTCGGCACCAGCCGGGTGGTGGAGCCGAGGCCGAAGTGCTCGCCGGCCGCCGTGCGCAGCAGGGTGTCGACGATGTCCTCCGGCAGGCCGGGCAGGATCAGCGGGAGCAGCCCGGCGGCGCTGCGCTCGGGGATCGGCTCGCCGGTGATCACGTCCTGGCACAGGAAGAGGCCGGCCTCCGGATTCCACAGGCGCTTGAGCAGCGTGTTGGTGAGCTGCTCGGCGCGGACCTGGTGGTCGGAGGGGTCGTCGCCGAGGGCGACGGCGATCTCGCCGAGGGCGTGCTCGGAGGCGATCAGCAGGGCGTTGAGCCCGGGGTCCTCGACGGCGAACAGATGGCGCGCGGCGTCGTCGCGGTACCCGAGGTCGCGGTAGTGCGCCGCGAGCCGCACATACCGGCCGTAGTCGAGGTCGGTCGGCCGGTCGGCCGGGCAGCCGTGGTCGAGGTCGGCGCGGTGGAACGTGTGGGTGGCGGCCGGCTCGACGCGGGACAGCGGCGGGTCCCAGCACGGACTGTTGTCCATGCCCGATTCCCAGGGGTGCACGATGGACGCCAGGCCCCGGCCGCCGAGGTCGCGGTTGTCGGTCAGATACCGCTGCCAGGCCATGAGGCGCGGGTAGACCCGGCGCAGGAAGCCCCGGCGCGCGGAGGCGGCGGGATCGGCCTGGTGCACCAGCCAGGCGGCCAGCGCGTGGATGGGCGGCTGGACGATGCCGGAGGTCTCGACGGCCGCCGGCGCGCCCGCCTTGCTCCCGGCGGACGAGGAGCGCCAGAAGTCGGGACTGGGGAAGTACGCCGTGAGGGGGACGTCGGGATTGAACACGATGTGCGGGA
Above is a window of Streptomyces sp. NBC_01803 DNA encoding:
- a CDS encoding amylo-alpha-1,6-glucosidase, which produces MTTNHCLLVRDGTFVAVGPSGDITDERGSHPLGLFARDARHLSRWQLTVDGSTPTVLVPAASAGSSATAVLTPRGSRAEAPALTVFREQTVSDGTLTERIRLSSNRGDASSALVALTVNADFADQFELRWDHRWYDKSYAVRTRASLPDGVEFGYRRREWSSRTVVTARPAPDAVEETGSGARRLCWLLDLPPHGSAELTLRVEAHPNGAPEPHPAEAAAVFPSTAASETEIPDGWPELARACAQGSADLSGLRVAATGPDGEALRVPAAGVPWFLTLLGRHALITSLFALPSRPEHAAATLLALAATQATAEDTDRIAQPGKIVHELRHGELAHFRQVPYGRYFGSVDSTPLFLMLLGAHAEATADDKLAHRLERNARAAIDWMFEYGGLREHGYLLYRADAGGLANQSWKDSAGAICFADGTPAKGVIRAAAAQGYAYDALRRTARLARTAWDDAGYADRLEDAAHRLRLRFLADFWLREHDFPALALDGDGRRADALGSDAGHLLWTGILSQEHGEAVAERLLSAEFFTGWGIRTLAAGQEAYHPLSYHRGSVWPHDSAIAALGLARYGLHDHARALARGILDMAARHEYRMPEVIAGYARADHPDPVPYPHACSPQAWSAASPFALLTAVTGDGQDPSDR
- the dusB gene encoding tRNA dihydrouridine synthase DusB, with product MIQPLQIGPHTVDPPVVLAPMAGITNAPFRTLCREFSGGRGLFVSEMITTRALVERNDKTMRLIHFDAAEKPRSVQLYGVDPETVGRAARMIAEEDLADHIDLNFGCPVPKVTRRGGGSALPYKRPLLRAILRAAVGNAGGLPVTMKMRKGIDDDHLTYLDAGRIAVEEGVTAIALHGRTAAQHYGGQADWSAIARLKEAVPEIPVLGNGDIWSADDAVRMVRETGCDGVVVGRGCLGRPWLFGDLVAAFDGGDGGGPEAYARPSLREVADVMLRHAALLGEWLADESRGVIDFRKHVAWYTKGFSVGSEARRRLAVAASLDELAALLAELDLDQPWPASADGPRGRTSGRSRVVLPDGWLADPYDEAAVSAEAEQDTSGG
- a CDS encoding metal ABC transporter substrate-binding protein; the protein is MTVRRSTRSRARISAAALAAGATALGTLALTGCGSDDGGGDGLDVVTSFYPMQFLVERIGGEHVTVDTLTEPGVEPHDLDISPRRTADLTEADLVVYLAGFQPAVDEAVEQSGVEHVVEATSFTELESHGEEVHGEEGGEEEHEEHDHGEEGLDPHVWLDPLKYAEVAEGVGAALAEADPDHAADYERNTTRLTDELTTLDQEFTEGLATAENDTFITTHAAFGYLAARYGLHEEAITGLDPESEPSAARMRELQEIAEDDNVTTVFFETLVSDETARTLAGDLGLETAVLDPVEGITEDSAGADYFEVMRANLQALRAALGTA
- a CDS encoding glycine--tRNA ligase — translated: MAADKIDTIVSLSKRRGFVYPSSEIYGGQRAAWDYGPLGVELKENVKRQWWRAMVTSRDDVVGIDSSVILATEVWEASGHVATFTDPLTECTSCHKRFRADHLEEAYEAKHGHLPANGLADVNCPNCGNKGGFTEPKQFSGLLATHLGPTQDSGSVAYLRPETAQGIFTNFAQVQQTSRRKPPFGIAQMGKSFRNEITPGNFIFRTREFEQMEMEFFVKPGEDEQWHGYWMEQRWSWYRDLGMTEENIRWFEHPKEKLSHYSKRTVDIEYRFNFAGSEWGELEGIANRTDYDLNAHSKGSGQDLSYFDQEAGERWTPFVIEPAAGVGRTMLAFMLDAYREDEAPNAKGKMEKRVVLGLDPRLAPVKVGVLPLSRNPQLSPKARDLATALRKNWNIEFDDAGAIGRRYRRQDEIGTPFCVTIDFDTLDDNAVTVRERDSMKQERVSLDQIESYLGARLIGC
- a CDS encoding metal ABC transporter ATP-binding protein — encoded protein: MEPVISLTGVTAELGGRPVLRGVDLAVRPGEALALLGANGSGKSTAVRAAVGQVPITDGELALFGTPVRRFRDWARVGYVPQRSTAAGGVPATVREVVSAGRLARRRLRPLGRADRAAVDRALELVGLADRAGESVGALSGGQHQRVLIARALTGEPELLIMDEPLAGVDLASQRVLAGTLRAQLDAGVAVLLVLHELGPLEPLIDRAVILSHGRVERTVEHPAQLPENHACHPADAVEPSAEPTLQTGIL
- a CDS encoding MGH1-like glycoside hydrolase domain-containing protein encodes the protein MDRADQPPRPATIAYNSARSVLSGNWTGASTVPSRTLYPHQWSWDSGFIAIGLRHLSAFRAQLELETLLDAQWSDGRIPHIVFNPDVPLTAYFPSPDFWRSSSAGSKAGAPAAVETSGIVQPPIHALAAWLVHQADPAASARRGFLRRVYPRLMAWQRYLTDNRDLGGRGLASIVHPWESGMDNSPCWDPPLSRVEPAATHTFHRADLDHGCPADRPTDLDYGRYVRLAAHYRDLGYRDDAARHLFAVEDPGLNALLIASEHALGEIAVALGDDPSDHQVRAEQLTNTLLKRLWNPEAGLFLCQDVITGEPIPERSAAGLLPLILPGLPEDIVDTLLRTAAGEHFGLGSTTRLVPSYDLTGCAFDPARYWRGPAWFNVNWLLERGLRRHGALQPADALRATMLQAARDSSFAEYVDPFTGEARGSRDFSWTAALTIDLIAEAAR